From Streptomyces yatensis, one genomic window encodes:
- a CDS encoding cation:dicarboxylate symporter family transporter, producing MAADTTPPASGRTEPDGTKPKKERIHYLYLAVIGAVALGILVGFAAPDTAVELKPIGEGFVNLIKMLISPIIFCTIVLGVGSVRKAAKVGAVGGLALGYFMVMSTVALAIGLVVGNFLEPGSGLHMSHDAAQAGQSQAEGASESTADFLLGIIPKTLVSAFTEGEVLQTLFVALLAGFALQAMGKAGEPVLRGIGHIQQLVFKLLSMVMWAAPVGAFGAMAAVVGETGLDALKALAVIMIGFYVTCALFVFLVLGTILRLVAGVNIFLLLKYLAREFLLILSTSSSESALPLLIAKMEHAGVSKPVAGITVPTGYSFNLDGTAIYLTMASLFIAEAMGDPLSIGQQISLLVFMIVASKGAAGVTGAGMATLAGGLQSHRPELVDGVGLIVGIDRFMSEARALTNFAGNAVATVLVGTWTKEIDKERMNEVLGGRLPFDAEGFARHGGGHGPAADDSDGAEGKTLPERRDGDTAKEHVPA from the coding sequence GTGGCTGCGGACACCACGCCGCCCGCATCCGGGCGTACGGAGCCGGACGGGACGAAGCCGAAGAAAGAAAGGATTCACTACCTCTACCTCGCCGTCATCGGCGCGGTGGCGCTCGGCATCCTCGTGGGCTTCGCGGCCCCCGATACGGCGGTGGAGCTCAAGCCCATCGGCGAAGGTTTCGTCAACCTGATCAAGATGCTGATCTCGCCGATCATCTTCTGCACGATCGTGCTCGGGGTCGGTTCGGTGCGCAAGGCCGCGAAGGTCGGCGCGGTCGGCGGTCTCGCGCTCGGCTACTTCATGGTGATGTCGACCGTGGCCCTCGCCATCGGCCTGGTCGTCGGCAACTTCCTCGAGCCGGGCAGCGGCCTGCACATGAGCCATGACGCGGCCCAGGCCGGACAGAGCCAGGCCGAGGGCGCCTCCGAGTCGACGGCGGACTTCCTGCTCGGGATCATCCCGAAGACGCTGGTCTCCGCCTTCACCGAGGGCGAGGTGCTGCAGACCCTGTTCGTGGCCCTCCTCGCGGGCTTCGCCCTGCAGGCGATGGGCAAGGCGGGCGAGCCGGTGCTGCGCGGCATAGGCCACATACAGCAGCTCGTCTTCAAACTGCTGTCGATGGTCATGTGGGCCGCTCCGGTGGGCGCCTTCGGCGCGATGGCCGCCGTGGTCGGCGAGACCGGTCTGGACGCGCTCAAGGCGCTCGCGGTCATCATGATCGGCTTCTATGTGACCTGCGCGCTGTTCGTGTTCCTCGTCCTCGGGACGATCCTGCGGCTGGTCGCGGGCGTGAACATCTTCCTGCTGCTGAAGTACCTGGCGCGGGAGTTCCTGCTGATCCTGTCCACCTCGTCCTCCGAGTCGGCGCTGCCGCTGCTCATCGCGAAGATGGAGCACGCGGGCGTCAGCAAGCCGGTGGCCGGTATCACCGTCCCCACCGGGTACTCCTTCAACCTGGACGGCACCGCCATCTACCTGACGATGGCCTCGCTGTTCATCGCCGAGGCCATGGGCGACCCGCTCTCCATAGGCCAGCAGATATCCCTCCTCGTCTTCATGATCGTCGCGTCGAAGGGCGCCGCCGGTGTGACCGGCGCTGGCATGGCGACACTGGCGGGCGGTCTGCAGTCGCACCGGCCCGAACTGGTCGACGGCGTCGGCCTCATCGTCGGCATCGACCGCTTCATGAGCGAGGCCCGCGCCCTCACCAACTTCGCGGGCAACGCGGTGGCGACCGTCCTGGTCGGCACCTGGACCAAGGAGATCGACAAGGAGCGGATGAACGAAGTCCTGGGCGGACGGCTGCCGTTCGACGCCGAGGGCTTCGCGCGCCACGGCGGCGGTCACGGCCCGGCCGCCGACGACTCCGACGGGGCCGAGGGCAAGACCCTCCCCGAGCGGCGTGACGGTGACACGGCGAAGGAGCACGTGCCCGCCTGA
- a CDS encoding sensor histidine kinase → MRIPHPRSLAGQLFAMQVVLVAALVAGCAVFAYVTDREQAVAAARQRATAAAVAVADSPSVAEAARSEDPTARLQPYAEKVRRDTGVTFVTIMDTHGVRWAHPDPRQIGATYLGHIKPALRGRIFDETYTGTLGSSVRVVAPVRDDRAGGRITALVSAGITVDTISAQVRRQLLALLGVAAAALAIGGLCAYVINARLRRHTHGMNADELSRMHDYHQAALHGVREGLLMLDGGRRIALINDGGRELLGLPEDSVGRYVSDLGLPPALTGALLATEPRVDELHLTAERVVVVNTSPVSSGEQRGTVVTLRDHTELQALSGELDSVRGFAEALRSQAHEAANRLHAVVSLIELGREDEAVDFATAELELAQALTDQVVGAVAEPVLAALLLGKAAQANERGVELVLAPDSRIDDGVLPPGLPARDLVTILGNLIDNATDAAAEGVGHGGAPRSARVTVTARADGGELTLRVADTGAGLDPAAAEEVFRRGWSTKSPGRGLGLALVRQAARRNAGTVEVAAAPDGGAEFTIRLPLASPAPTP, encoded by the coding sequence ATGCGCATCCCCCACCCACGGAGCCTGGCCGGCCAGCTCTTCGCGATGCAGGTCGTGCTGGTCGCCGCCCTGGTGGCCGGATGCGCCGTCTTCGCCTACGTCACCGACCGCGAGCAGGCGGTGGCGGCCGCGCGGCAGCGGGCGACGGCCGCCGCGGTGGCCGTCGCCGACTCCCCGTCGGTCGCCGAGGCCGCACGGTCCGAGGACCCCACCGCCCGGCTCCAGCCGTATGCGGAGAAGGTGCGCCGGGACACCGGCGTCACCTTCGTCACGATCATGGATACCCACGGGGTGCGCTGGGCGCACCCCGATCCGCGCCAGATCGGCGCCACCTATCTCGGCCACATCAAGCCCGCGCTGCGCGGCCGGATCTTCGACGAGACGTATACGGGCACGCTCGGCTCCTCGGTGCGCGTGGTCGCCCCGGTGCGCGACGACCGCGCCGGCGGCCGGATCACCGCGCTGGTCAGCGCGGGCATCACGGTGGACACGATCAGCGCCCAGGTGCGCCGCCAGTTGCTCGCGCTGCTCGGTGTGGCCGCCGCCGCGCTCGCGATCGGCGGCCTGTGCGCGTATGTCATCAACGCCCGGCTGCGCCGCCATACGCACGGCATGAACGCAGACGAGCTGAGCCGGATGCACGACTACCACCAGGCCGCGCTGCACGGCGTGCGCGAGGGGCTGCTGATGCTCGACGGCGGGCGGCGGATCGCGCTGATCAACGACGGCGGACGGGAGCTGCTCGGCCTGCCCGAGGACTCCGTCGGCCGCTACGTCTCCGACCTGGGCCTGCCGCCCGCGCTGACCGGCGCCCTGCTGGCCACCGAGCCGCGCGTGGACGAACTGCATCTGACCGCGGAACGGGTCGTGGTCGTCAACACCTCTCCGGTGAGCAGCGGGGAACAGCGCGGCACGGTCGTCACCCTGCGCGACCACACCGAGCTCCAGGCGCTCTCCGGCGAGCTGGACTCGGTGCGCGGCTTCGCGGAGGCGCTGCGCTCCCAGGCCCATGAGGCCGCGAATCGGCTGCATGCCGTCGTCTCGCTGATCGAGCTGGGCCGGGAGGACGAGGCGGTCGACTTCGCCACCGCCGAGCTGGAGCTGGCCCAGGCGCTGACCGACCAGGTCGTGGGCGCGGTCGCCGAACCGGTGCTGGCCGCGCTGCTGCTGGGCAAGGCGGCCCAGGCCAACGAGCGCGGTGTCGAGCTCGTCCTCGCCCCCGACAGCCGCATCGACGACGGCGTCCTCCCGCCCGGCCTGCCCGCCCGCGACCTGGTGACCATCCTCGGCAACCTCATCGACAACGCCACGGACGCGGCCGCCGAGGGCGTCGGCCACGGCGGGGCCCCCCGCAGCGCCCGCGTCACGGTCACCGCCCGCGCGGACGGGGGCGAGCTGACGCTGCGCGTCGCGGACACCGGCGCCGGGCTCGACCCGGCGGCGGCCGAGGAGGTCTTCCGCCGCGGCTGGAGCACCAAGTCCCCGGGCCGCGGCCTGGGCCTGGCCCTGGTCCGCCAGGCCGCCCGCCGCAACGCGGGCACGGTGGAGGTGGCGGCCGCCCCGGACGGCGGCGCCGAATTCACGATCCGCCTGCCATTGGCGTCCCCGGCCCCCACACCGTGA
- a CDS encoding response regulator, whose protein sequence is MSPPQAKPGDPAPIRVLVVEDDPVAADAHRMYVDRVPGFAVVGTARSGGDAQRLLERTPADLLLLDLYLPDGHGLQLVRALRAAGNGADVIAVTSARDLAMVRDGVSLGVVQYVLKPFTFSTLRDRLLRYAEFRATAGEASGQDEVDRALAALRAPQPAAMPKGLTQATLHAVTEALRGAEEGISAAATAETVGISRITARRYLEHLVEAGRAARAPHYGQIGRPELLYRWLSEH, encoded by the coding sequence ATGAGCCCGCCGCAGGCGAAACCGGGGGATCCGGCGCCGATCCGGGTTCTCGTCGTCGAAGACGACCCCGTCGCGGCGGACGCGCACCGGATGTACGTCGACCGCGTCCCCGGCTTCGCCGTCGTCGGGACCGCGCGGAGCGGCGGGGACGCCCAGCGGCTGCTGGAGCGGACGCCCGCCGATCTGCTGCTGCTGGACCTCTACCTCCCGGACGGGCACGGCCTGCAGCTCGTACGGGCGCTGCGCGCGGCCGGGAACGGGGCGGATGTGATCGCGGTCACGTCGGCCCGGGACCTGGCGATGGTCCGCGACGGGGTCTCCCTCGGGGTCGTGCAGTACGTGCTGAAACCGTTCACCTTCTCCACTCTCCGGGACCGCCTCCTCCGCTACGCCGAGTTCCGGGCGACCGCGGGCGAGGCGAGCGGGCAGGACGAGGTGGACCGCGCGCTGGCCGCGCTGCGGGCGCCGCAGCCCGCCGCGATGCCCAAGGGGCTGACCCAGGCCACCCTGCACGCGGTCACCGAGGCGCTGCGCGGCGCGGAGGAGGGGATCTCGGCCGCGGCCACCGCCGAGACCGTGGGGATCTCCCGGATCACCGCCCGCCGCTATCTGGAACACCTGGTGGAGGCCGGACGAGCCGCCCGCGCCCCGCACTACGGGCAGATCGGCCGCCCCGAGCTGCTGTACCGCTGGCTCAGCGAGCACTAG
- a CDS encoding winged helix-turn-helix transcriptional regulator, with amino-acid sequence MREEPRSGCAINAAVEVLGDPWTLIVLRDVIFGGRRHFRDLLARNDEGIASNILASRLRKLVEGGLLSRDGATRGQKATYTLTEAGIQTLPVMVALGAWGLRHRPTTPELAVRARLLAEGSPHLVDELMDELREIHLGVTRESPKSPTASERLQQAYEAAVAASTADSA; translated from the coding sequence ATGCGTGAGGAGCCGCGTTCGGGTTGTGCGATCAACGCCGCGGTGGAGGTCCTGGGGGACCCGTGGACGCTGATCGTGCTGCGCGACGTGATCTTCGGTGGACGTCGTCACTTCCGCGATCTGCTGGCCCGGAACGACGAGGGCATCGCGTCCAACATCCTCGCCAGCCGGCTGCGCAAGCTCGTCGAGGGAGGGCTGCTCAGCCGCGACGGTGCCACGCGTGGCCAGAAAGCGACCTACACCCTCACCGAAGCCGGCATCCAGACGCTGCCGGTGATGGTCGCCCTCGGCGCGTGGGGGCTGCGGCACCGGCCCACGACCCCGGAACTCGCGGTGCGTGCCCGCCTCCTCGCGGAGGGCTCCCCGCACCTCGTCGATGAGCTCATGGACGAACTGCGCGAGATCCACCTCGGCGTCACACGCGAAAGCCCCAAGAGCCCCACCGCTTCGGAGCGGCTGCAGCAGGCGTACGAAGCCGCGGTCGCGGCCTCGACCGCGGACAGCGCCTAG
- a CDS encoding dihydrofolate reductase family protein gives MARARVHNFFVSLDGYSAGETITLDQPIGSAERLFSRFDGRFIHGVDVADEPITLDRALTSTWGQGVGAEIMGRGKFGPQTGAWTDEDWRGWWGDAPPFRTPVVVLTHHRRDPLHFDNGTSFHFLDATPEDALAYAKDLADGQDVRIGGGPSTVRQFLTADLIDFMHLVTVPITLGTGVSLWDGQAEVQDRFTIESATSASGLIHHFWNRTITG, from the coding sequence ATGGCCAGAGCCCGAGTGCACAACTTCTTCGTCTCCCTCGACGGCTACAGCGCGGGCGAGACCATCACGCTCGACCAGCCCATCGGCAGTGCCGAGCGGCTCTTCTCGCGCTTCGACGGGCGGTTCATCCACGGCGTGGACGTCGCGGATGAACCGATCACCCTCGACCGCGCCCTCACCAGCACCTGGGGGCAGGGCGTCGGGGCCGAGATCATGGGCCGGGGCAAGTTCGGTCCGCAGACCGGCGCGTGGACCGACGAGGACTGGCGAGGCTGGTGGGGCGACGCGCCCCCGTTCCGCACGCCCGTGGTGGTCCTCACCCACCATCGACGTGACCCCCTCCACTTCGACAACGGGACGAGCTTCCACTTTCTCGACGCCACACCCGAGGACGCGCTCGCCTACGCCAAGGACCTCGCCGACGGCCAAGACGTTCGCATCGGCGGCGGCCCCTCCACCGTCCGGCAGTTCCTGACGGCCGACCTCATCGACTTCATGCACCTGGTCACCGTGCCGATCACCCTCGGCACCGGGGTCTCGCTGTGGGACGGGCAGGCCGAGGTCCAGGACCGCTTCACGATCGAGTCGGCGACCTCGGCCAGCGGTCTCATCCACCACTTCTGGAACCGGACCATCACCGGCTAG
- a CDS encoding chitinase yields MPRTRHHRRLALAAAVGMLAAGVTTAATAQAAPRHTATAAAPSGLNGPYLYLGWGSPPKATDVMSATGTTQFTMAFMLSDGGCNPKWDGSRALTGGNDQSTINSIRSAGGDVTVSFGGWSGNKLGEKCSSASALAGAYQKVIDAYKLKSIDIDIEASEFENATVRQRVVDALKTVKQKNSGIKVYVTFGTTTSGPDSNGKDLVKRGATAGLDVDGWAVMPFDFGQGSIDMAGATKSAVDGLKNTVASAYGLSSDAAYRKVGFSSMNGKTDVAGETISLNNFKNMVSYAKSHHLARVSFWSLNRDRKCGSGTDGDACSGIDQGTYDFTKVLAGYNG; encoded by the coding sequence ATGCCTCGAACCCGGCACCACCGCAGACTCGCCCTCGCCGCCGCCGTCGGCATGCTCGCCGCGGGCGTCACCACGGCGGCCACCGCCCAGGCGGCGCCGCGGCACACCGCCACCGCCGCCGCGCCCAGCGGGCTCAACGGGCCCTACCTCTATCTGGGTTGGGGCTCCCCGCCCAAGGCCACGGACGTCATGTCGGCGACCGGCACCACGCAGTTCACGATGGCGTTCATGCTCTCCGACGGCGGCTGCAACCCCAAGTGGGACGGCTCCCGCGCGCTCACCGGCGGCAACGACCAGTCGACGATCAACTCCATCCGCTCCGCCGGCGGCGATGTCACCGTCTCCTTCGGCGGCTGGAGCGGTAACAAGCTGGGCGAGAAGTGCTCCTCCGCCTCCGCCCTGGCCGGCGCGTACCAGAAGGTCATCGACGCCTACAAGCTCAAGTCGATCGACATCGACATCGAGGCGAGCGAGTTCGAGAACGCGACGGTCCGCCAGCGGGTGGTCGACGCGCTCAAGACGGTCAAGCAGAAGAACAGCGGCATCAAGGTGTACGTCACCTTCGGCACCACCACCTCCGGCCCGGACTCCAATGGCAAGGACCTGGTCAAGCGCGGCGCCACCGCCGGGCTCGACGTGGACGGCTGGGCTGTCATGCCGTTCGACTTCGGCCAGGGTTCCATCGACATGGCGGGGGCCACCAAGTCGGCGGTGGACGGTCTGAAGAACACCGTGGCGAGCGCGTACGGCCTCTCCTCCGACGCCGCCTACCGCAAGGTCGGCTTCTCCTCGATGAACGGCAAGACCGACGTCGCGGGCGAGACCATATCCCTGAACAACTTCAAGAACATGGTGTCCTACGCCAAGAGCCACCACCTGGCCCGCGTCAGCTTCTGGTCGCTCAACCGCGACCGCAAGTGCGGCTCCGGCACCGACGGCGACGCCTGCAGCGGGATCGACCAGGGCACGTACGACTTCACCAAGGTGCTCGCGGGTTACAACGGCTGA
- a CDS encoding ABC transporter substrate-binding protein, whose product MRPTAPLILAATLAATAGLTSCGGGSGSDPDTVKVVYNRSTDNKIRFKDNHLAEVKKQFEKANPGKKVKLVPIQAQDNDYATKVQQMMRSPKTAPDLVYEDTFRINSDIKAGYLRPLDSYLAKWKTWDQFVDTAKAAAKAEDGKTYGVPDGTDTRGLWFNKKIFAKAGLPADWSPKNWDDILKAARTIKRKVPGVTPLNTYTGKAPGETSVMQSFEMLLYGTGEAGGNPLYDPGAKKWVTGGKGFQDALSFLRTVYSEKLGPDISDALDPNVGTTVFSEWLPEGKLAIALDGSWLGQNWLKTGGKPWPEWSKTLGQAPMPTQNGQAPGKVSMSGGWTWAITAKSKNPDLAWKFIQQLQTKENAVTWDIVDAQIAVRKDVAQDPKYTSSMPGITFFTGLVKYTHYRPTTPVYPQVSTAIGEAMEAATTGDASPEKAAKSYDDQLTSIADGATVAASGQG is encoded by the coding sequence GTGCGCCCCACCGCCCCACTGATCCTCGCCGCCACCCTCGCCGCCACCGCAGGACTCACATCCTGCGGTGGCGGTTCGGGCAGCGACCCGGACACCGTCAAGGTCGTCTACAACCGCTCCACGGACAACAAGATCCGCTTCAAGGACAACCATCTGGCCGAGGTGAAGAAGCAGTTCGAGAAGGCCAACCCCGGCAAGAAGGTCAAGCTGGTCCCGATCCAGGCGCAGGACAACGACTACGCCACCAAGGTCCAGCAGATGATGCGGTCCCCCAAGACCGCCCCCGACCTGGTCTACGAGGACACCTTCCGGATCAACTCGGACATCAAGGCGGGCTATCTGCGCCCCCTCGACAGCTATCTGGCCAAGTGGAAGACCTGGGACCAGTTCGTCGACACCGCGAAGGCGGCGGCCAAGGCCGAGGACGGCAAGACGTACGGCGTCCCGGACGGCACCGACACCCGCGGCCTCTGGTTCAACAAGAAGATCTTCGCCAAGGCCGGACTGCCGGCCGACTGGTCGCCCAAGAACTGGGACGACATCCTCAAGGCTGCGCGCACGATCAAGCGGAAGGTCCCCGGCGTCACCCCGCTCAACACCTACACCGGCAAGGCCCCGGGCGAGACCTCCGTGATGCAGAGCTTCGAGATGCTGCTGTACGGCACGGGCGAGGCGGGCGGGAACCCGCTCTACGACCCCGGCGCCAAGAAGTGGGTCACCGGCGGCAAGGGCTTCCAGGACGCGCTGAGCTTCCTCAGGACCGTCTACTCCGAGAAGCTCGGCCCGGACATCTCCGACGCCCTCGATCCCAACGTCGGCACCACCGTCTTCAGCGAATGGCTCCCCGAGGGCAAGCTGGCCATCGCCCTCGACGGCTCCTGGCTGGGCCAGAACTGGCTGAAGACCGGCGGCAAGCCGTGGCCCGAGTGGTCCAAGACCCTCGGCCAGGCCCCGATGCCCACCCAGAACGGGCAGGCGCCCGGCAAGGTCAGCATGTCCGGCGGCTGGACGTGGGCGATCACCGCGAAGTCCAAGAACCCCGATCTGGCCTGGAAGTTCATCCAGCAGCTCCAGACCAAGGAGAACGCGGTCACCTGGGACATCGTCGACGCCCAGATCGCGGTCCGTAAGGACGTCGCGCAGGACCCGAAGTACACCTCCTCCATGCCCGGGATCACCTTCTTCACGGGCCTGGTGAAGTACACCCACTACCGCCCCACCACCCCCGTCTATCCCCAGGTGTCCACGGCGATCGGCGAGGCGATGGAGGCGGCGACCACGGGCGACGCCTCACCGGAGAAGGCCGCGAAGTCCTACGACGACCAGCTCACCTCCATCGCCGACGGCGCCACGGTGGCGGCGAGCGGCCAGGGCTGA
- a CDS encoding carbohydrate ABC transporter permease produces MATVTKVAAAPTETPARPGPRRGRPLRWLPLAPATVMLLLFLGGPIAYCVYIAFTNMQLTGASSTDFVGLDNFQRAFGDDDFRNAVVLTLVFTLLSSLVGQNTLGLALAALMQRASRPVRTLTGSIVIAAWVVPEIVAGFLLYAFFRREGTLNALLDGLGLPSQNWLYTLPILAVSFANVWRGTAFSMLVYSAALSEIPKEITEAAEVDGAGGMSRFWHITLPMIRRSIGTNLMLNTLQTLSVFGLIWAMTRGGPGNRSQTLPVFMYDQAFNKSLIGYGTAVALLLLLVGALFSLVYLRLMREEV; encoded by the coding sequence ATGGCAACCGTGACCAAAGTGGCGGCGGCCCCGACGGAAACCCCGGCCCGCCCGGGCCCCCGTCGCGGCCGCCCCCTGCGCTGGCTTCCGCTCGCCCCCGCCACCGTCATGCTGCTGCTCTTCCTCGGTGGCCCCATCGCGTACTGCGTCTATATCGCCTTCACCAATATGCAGCTCACGGGCGCGTCCTCCACGGACTTCGTGGGCCTGGACAACTTCCAGCGCGCCTTCGGGGACGACGACTTCCGCAACGCCGTCGTCCTCACCCTCGTCTTCACCCTGCTCTCCTCCCTCGTCGGCCAGAACACCCTGGGCCTGGCCCTCGCCGCCCTGATGCAGCGCGCCTCCCGCCCGGTGCGGACCCTGACCGGCTCGATCGTCATCGCGGCCTGGGTCGTCCCCGAGATCGTGGCGGGCTTCCTGCTGTACGCGTTCTTCCGCCGCGAGGGCACGCTCAACGCACTGCTGGACGGGCTGGGCCTGCCGTCCCAGAACTGGCTCTACACCCTGCCCATCCTCGCCGTGTCCTTCGCCAACGTCTGGCGCGGCACGGCCTTCTCGATGCTCGTCTACTCCGCCGCCCTCTCCGAGATCCCCAAGGAGATCACCGAGGCGGCGGAGGTCGACGGCGCGGGCGGGATGAGCCGCTTCTGGCACATCACCCTGCCGATGATCCGCCGCTCCATCGGCACCAATCTGATGCTGAACACCCTGCAGACGCTTTCGGTGTTCGGCCTCATCTGGGCAATGACCCGAGGCGGCCCGGGAAACCGCAGCCAGACGCTCCCGGTCTTCATGTACGACCAGGCGTTCAACAAGTCCCTCATCGGCTACGGCACGGCGGTGGCACTGCTGTTGCTGCTGGTGGGAGCCCTGTTCTCGCTGGTGTACCTGAGGCTGATGCGCGAGGAGGTCTGA
- a CDS encoding TetR/AcrR family transcriptional regulator: MTAREAAHGAAEGEGLPPSGPLAGGPPPEGLPSRADARRNRARVLAAARASFAAEGSMAPLGAIAERAGVGAGTVYRHFPSKEDLFEAVIADSVEGFVAEGRALAAAEDPGAAFFGFLERVVREASLNRALCESFAREAPGRSPDAAVGARREFGEVLSVLLQRAQEAGAARADVQAADVQALVAGCAAMEQGRGPGSGALTAVMCDGLRAEQAVTKIRNGIEEVGSGAAGPRDVIGRCEMCGGPLPGDRTSRAGRPARFCGAACRQKAHRRRTRASG, encoded by the coding sequence ATGACGGCGAGGGAAGCGGCGCACGGCGCGGCAGAGGGTGAAGGGCTGCCCCCGAGTGGGCCACTCGCGGGCGGGCCGCCCCCGGAAGGGCTGCCCTCGCGGGCCGACGCGCGGCGGAACAGGGCGCGGGTACTGGCCGCGGCCAGGGCCTCGTTCGCGGCGGAGGGCAGCATGGCGCCGCTCGGCGCCATCGCCGAGCGGGCCGGGGTGGGCGCCGGGACGGTGTACCGCCACTTCCCCTCCAAAGAGGACCTTTTCGAAGCGGTGATCGCCGACAGCGTGGAGGGGTTTGTCGCCGAGGGGCGGGCGTTGGCCGCGGCCGAGGACCCGGGGGCGGCGTTCTTCGGCTTCCTGGAGCGCGTGGTCAGGGAGGCGTCGCTCAACCGTGCGCTGTGCGAGTCCTTCGCCCGGGAAGCACCCGGCCGTTCGCCCGATGCGGCGGTCGGTGCCCGGCGCGAGTTCGGTGAGGTGCTGAGCGTGCTGCTCCAGCGGGCCCAGGAGGCCGGAGCGGCGAGGGCGGATGTCCAAGCGGCGGACGTACAGGCGCTGGTGGCGGGGTGCGCGGCCATGGAGCAGGGGCGGGGCCCCGGGTCCGGGGCGCTGACGGCGGTGATGTGCGACGGATTGCGGGCGGAACAAGCCGTAACGAAAATCCGTAACGGAATAGAGGAGGTCGGCAGCGGAGCCGCCGGTCCGCGTGACGTAATCGGTCGGTGCGAGATGTGCGGCGGCCCGCTGCCCGGCGACCGCACCAGCCGCGCGGGCCGCCCCGCGCGGTTCTGCGGGGCGGCGTGCAGGCAAAAGGCCCACCGGCGGCGCACGCGCGCCAGTGGCTGA
- a CDS encoding NmrA family NAD(P)-binding protein: MTSKRIILVTGATGQQGGATARRLLADGRHVRALTRDTTSPAAVALASAGAELVAGDLDDRASLDAAARGAHGVFSVQPTPGMPGLPAGYGPDDEVRRGRNVADAALAAGAQLLVYTSAFGADVDSGLSTLESKRRIEEHIDAIGMPATVLRPTSFMENLLHPVWGLRDGALATPYNPDTRQQFIALCDIAAFAALAFDDPDRFRSRAFDLAGDTLTPPETAAAISRATGQEVPYVHIPLEAVRAQSDEAARGIQSLNDGIYPLVDIESLRAIHPGLLTFEDWLTQHGAARFKALSSSA, encoded by the coding sequence ATGACGTCGAAACGCATCATCCTGGTGACCGGCGCGACCGGTCAGCAGGGCGGCGCCACCGCGAGGCGACTGCTCGCGGACGGCCGCCACGTACGCGCGCTCACTCGGGACACCACCAGCCCCGCGGCGGTCGCCCTCGCCTCGGCGGGCGCCGAATTGGTCGCGGGCGATCTGGACGACCGGGCCTCGCTCGACGCAGCCGCCCGCGGAGCCCACGGTGTCTTCAGCGTCCAGCCCACCCCCGGCATGCCGGGCCTGCCCGCGGGTTACGGACCGGACGACGAGGTGCGGCGGGGCAGGAACGTGGCGGACGCGGCGCTGGCGGCCGGGGCCCAACTCCTCGTCTACACCTCGGCGTTCGGCGCCGACGTCGACAGCGGGCTGTCGACGCTGGAGAGCAAGCGGCGCATCGAGGAGCACATCGACGCGATCGGCATGCCCGCGACCGTCCTGCGCCCCACGTCCTTCATGGAAAACCTCCTCCACCCCGTATGGGGTCTGCGGGACGGCGCCCTGGCCACCCCCTACAACCCGGACACCCGCCAGCAGTTCATCGCGCTGTGCGACATCGCGGCCTTCGCCGCCCTCGCCTTCGACGACCCCGACCGCTTCCGCTCCCGCGCCTTCGACCTGGCGGGCGACACCCTCACCCCGCCGGAGACCGCCGCCGCCATCAGCCGGGCCACCGGGCAGGAGGTCCCGTACGTCCACATCCCCCTCGAGGCCGTACGCGCCCAGAGCGATGAGGCGGCCCGCGGCATCCAGTCCCTCAACGACGGCATCTACCCCTTGGTCGACATCGAGTCACTGCGCGCCATCCACCCCGGCCTGCTCACCTTCGAGGACTGGCTGACCCAGCACGGCGCCGCCCGCTTCAAGGCCCTGTCGTCATCGGCTTGA
- a CDS encoding glycosyl hydrolase has translation MGTRNALLGTIAAAGLTGAMLTAVTAAPAQAAEGCNTNNARTVASASTHSRGIELRYNGTCAWGRIFGSPGDLVWVDRSYDGGRTWNQLSVTKINTGGSNHTDAFNNKGNLMRACGKASNYPDVACTIWW, from the coding sequence ATGGGTACGCGCAACGCTCTCCTCGGGACCATCGCCGCAGCAGGGCTCACCGGAGCCATGCTCACCGCGGTGACAGCGGCTCCGGCCCAGGCCGCCGAAGGCTGCAACACCAACAACGCCAGGACGGTCGCGTCCGCCTCGACCCACTCCCGCGGCATCGAGCTGCGGTACAACGGGACATGCGCATGGGGCAGGATCTTCGGCTCCCCGGGTGACCTGGTGTGGGTGGACCGCAGCTACGACGGCGGCCGAACATGGAACCAGCTCAGCGTCACGAAGATCAACACTGGCGGCAGCAACCACACCGACGCGTTCAACAACAAGGGCAATCTCATGCGGGCCTGCGGCAAGGCCAGCAACTATCCGGATGTCGCCTGCACCATCTGGTGGTGA
- a CDS encoding DUF397 domain-containing protein: MAALEFRKSSFSTGDRECVEVSTNVPDLVAIRDSKDPGGPILRFTPATWTDFQAALAGGRIVPAPHA; the protein is encoded by the coding sequence ATGGCGGCTCTTGAGTTCCGGAAGTCCAGCTTCAGTACTGGCGATCGCGAGTGCGTTGAGGTGTCCACGAACGTGCCCGACCTCGTGGCGATACGCGACTCCAAGGACCCCGGCGGCCCGATACTCCGGTTCACCCCCGCCACCTGGACGGACTTCCAAGCCGCCCTCGCCGGCGGGCGGATCGTGCCCGCCCCTCACGCGTGA